The Gemmatimonadota bacterium DNA window ACTACTGCTGACCATGAACCTCGACACCATCGCGCAGATGTCGTGCAACCCGGCCATTGGCGGCATAGCAAAAGGCCACATGGTGCGCGAAATTGACGCTCTCGGCGGTGAAATGGCGCGCAATATTGACGCTACGGGCCTACAATTTCGCATGCTCAATCGGCGCAGAGGACCCGCCGTACAGGCACCACGGGCACAGGCGGACAAAAAAGCATACCAGTTTCGCATGAAAGAAGTGGTCGAAAACCAGCCACATCTCGATGTCAAACAGGGCTTGCTCGAAGACCTCGTGGTCAAAAATAGACGCATTGAAGGCGTGGTCACCAAAGCCAAAACGGTTTTTGCCGCCAAAACTGTAATCCTGACCACGGGCACCTTCCTCAAGGGCCTCATTCATGTGGGCGATTTCTCCTACAGCGCGGGACGCGCAGGTGAGCAAGCTGCCGATAAAGCATCCGATGGTCTCTCGCAACTCGGCTTTGAACTGGGGCGGCTCAAAACAGGCACCCCACCGCGCGTCAATGCGCGCAGCATCGACTTTGGCGCCTGCGAAGAGCAACCAGGTGATGCAGATCCCCGGCCCTTTTCCTACCATAACGACGCCATCGAGCAAGAGCAACTCAGTTGTCATCTCACAATGACCGCGCCAAAAACGCACGATATTATTCGCAGCAATCTGGATCGCTCGGCCATGTACAGCGGGCGCATCCAGGGAGTGGGGCCGCGGTATTGCCCCTCTGTAGAAGACAAAATTGTGCGTTTTCCCGACAAGGAAGGGCACCAAATTTTTCTCGAGCCCGAAGGATATCACACCCTTGAAATCTATCTCAACGGACTATCGATGAGCCTGCCTGAAGATGTGCAGGTCGAGGTTGTGCGCAGCATTCCCGGTCTCGAACGAGCTGAGATCATGCGTCCGGCCTATGCCGTCGAATACGACTATGTGCCCCCGACACAAATCCATCCCACCCTGGAAACCAAACCCATCGCCGGTTTGTTTTTTGCGGGACAAATCAATGGCACCACCGGATACGAAGAAGCAGCTGGTCAGGGAATTATGGCGGGCATCAACGCCGCCTTAACAGCCCGGGGCGAAGATCCCATAATCCTGGACCGCTCGCAGGCTTATATCGGCGTTCTAATTGACGACCTCGTTACCAAAGGCACTGAAGAACCCTATCGCATGTTTACCTCATTAGCCGAATATCGCCTGCTCTTGCGACAGGACAACGCGGATTTGCGCCTGTGCGAACTCGGGCGCAAAATTGGGCTGCTTTCAGACGAAGCGTATAACCGTTTTTGCAAGCGCAAACGACAAATCGATGAGGAAATCGAACGGCTGCGATCAACGCGCCTCACCCCAACCGACAACGTTCAAACCGCTCTCAAAGCGTCGCATTCTTCTCCGTTGAAACGCGCGGTGACGCTCGCCGAACTTTTGCGACGACCAGAATTGTCTTACGACATAGTCACACAATTGTCACCTGCTGCTAAAGATCTGCCTGAGGATGTGTGTGAATCGGTCGAAATCGAACTCAAATACGAGGGATATCTCGACCGGCAAGAAGAACAGGTGCAGCGCTTTCACAATTTGGAAAAAAAATACATTCCCGAAAACTTTGACTATGCCGCCATCGCGGCTTTGCGAAATGAAGCTATTGAAAAATTTACCCGCATCAGACCCCGATCACTGGGGCAGGCCTCTCGTATTCCGGGCATTTCCCCTGCTGATATTTCTCTACTTATGATCATGCTAAAAAAACGCGGTATTCCCGTATGAAACTCCACCCCGAACAAATCCACGCCATTGTATCGCTTCTGTCGGACTGTTCCCCCGACATTGCAGATCGTGTGCGCCAAAAACTATATGATCTGGGTGAAAAGGCCACACGCGAAATCCACAGTGCCTGCGCCGAAGACTCGCGCGCACACCGGGAAGTCAGCCGCGTACTCAGGCAATTTAGAGAACCGCCTCTGGACATGCGGTTTCGCAATCTCACACGCGACCAACACGGCGATATTGCCCTTGAAGAAGGCGTCTTTACACTGGCGCGATTTGGATATCCCGACCTCGATGAAAGTGCTTACAAAACGCGTCTGGGATACATGGCATTTGAACTCGCGCCCAAAATTGCCCCCGACGATCATCCCATTCGCGTCATTCGCACGCTCAATCATTATCTCTTTGAGGAACAAGGGTTTCACGCATCTACACACCATGATCCCGACGACACATATTTCAACCGCGTGCTCGATCGCAAGCGCGGCTGGCCGATCACGCTCTCAGCGGTCTATCTCGTTCTCGCACAACGCCTTGAATTACCCATCTCAGGCGTTGCACTACCCAAACACTACATCGTCAAATACATCCACAACGATCAACACATTTATATTGATCCACACAACCGGGGTCAGATCCTCACGGCAAATGAATGCGCCGATCTCATTGGTGAAAAAATCTCTGACGATCTTTTTTCTAAAGCCAGCAACTCCTTCACACTCTTTCGCATGATGAACAACCTCAGATATACATATCTAAACCTGGACGACCCAAACCGCGCAAAAAAACTCGAACATCTCATGCACATCCTACAGCCTGATATATGAGCGAGGTGCCAATGTCAGACAGCATCAAAATCATCGCGCAAAACCGAAAAGCGCGGCGCGACTACCACATCCTCAGCACTTATGAAGCTGGCCTGCAATTGCGGGGCACCGAAGTCAAAGCCCTGCGCGAAGGCCGTGCCAACTTGAAAGATGGCTACGCGCGTATTGAGGACGGCGAAGCTTATTTGCACAACACGCATATCAGCGAATATGCACAGGGTAACCAGTTTAACCACGACACCGAGCGCAAACGCAAATTGCTGCTCCACCGCCACGAAATAAATCGCCTGAGAGGATATACCAACGAAAGAGGCCATACATTAATTCCCCTCAAACTCTATTTCAAACGCGGCAAAGCCAAAGTCGAACTCGGCGTGGCACGCGGCAAAAAACAATTTGACAAGCGGCGCGATATTGCTCGCCGAGATGCCCAGCGCGAAGTCGAACAAGCGCTGAAGACACGCATCCGCAACGGGAGGTAAATCATCACATCTCCACAAACAACAGGCATTGACCTCCCCTCCAATGACCCTGGCTATTACTACGACCCCCATGTCAAAGTGGGGCTTCACGGCGAAATCAAACTTTCTCAAAAAGTCCTCGAACACTGTCAATGCGGCGGCAAGTCGCCTTTTATGGTCCTCGATGCAAAGAGCGGCGAACCCACCTGGTGCCCGTGTTATTCCTTTCGGATGAAGAGACTCCATGTTGACAGATACATCCGAAAATCGGGCATTCCCGCGCCCTTTCGCTTTAAGTTCTTACAGGACTTTAAAGAGCAGTACGACAATGGTCAGCCCAACCGAGAAGCCATACTCCTCAAGTCCTATTTCAGCACCCTGGTCGATAATATTTACGGCAACAAAGAAACGATCAAAGGCTTCTATTTGTGGGGCGCGCCAGGTCGTGGAAAAACTTACTTTGCATATATCTTGCTCAACGAACTCATTTTTCGGTTTGTAAAACCCGGCAAATTCATCTCACTCTCAAAGAGCTTTCAAGAACTCAGACATACATTTGACGAAAGCAGTGACACGCACGGACAGGCCATGCCCATGATTGAAGTATTGAGCAATGTGCCCTATCTCGTCATTGACGACTTTGGCGTGCAGCGCAATACCGAATGGGAAATGGAAATCCTCTACAACCTCATTGATGCCCGCTATGCCAATCGACGCCTGACATTTGTGACCACAAATCAGAAAGCCGACGAATTAAAAGAACTCGCGCAGGGGCGCATCTATTCTCGCTTTCTCGAAATGTGTCATATCATTCACGTTGACGGGCGCGACTTCCGAGAATTGGGCAACCCCGAAGAAAAATGGATCGGTTCGCAATAAGGAGCATTTATGAGCCAGCGCATAGATGGACGCCGCCCAGATCAATTGCGTCCCGCGAGTATTGAACGCGGATTTATGAAACACGCCGAAGGATCGGCACTGATCAAAATGGGTGACACACACGTTATATGCACAGCGAGCGTTGAGAACCGCGTACCCCATTTTCTCGTGGGCAAAAACACGGGCTGGATCACGGCGGAATACGCCATGTTGCCCCGCTCAACCCATACGCGCAGCGAGCGCGAAACGCGCGGCACTAAGGGCCGAACCCAGGAAATTCAACGCT harbors:
- the mnmG gene encoding tRNA uridine-5-carboxymethylaminomethyl(34) synthesis enzyme MnmG; translated protein: MSIYEKKYDVIVVGGGHAGAEAALASARMGCETLLLTMNLDTIAQMSCNPAIGGIAKGHMVREIDALGGEMARNIDATGLQFRMLNRRRGPAVQAPRAQADKKAYQFRMKEVVENQPHLDVKQGLLEDLVVKNRRIEGVVTKAKTVFAAKTVILTTGTFLKGLIHVGDFSYSAGRAGEQAADKASDGLSQLGFELGRLKTGTPPRVNARSIDFGACEEQPGDADPRPFSYHNDAIEQEQLSCHLTMTAPKTHDIIRSNLDRSAMYSGRIQGVGPRYCPSVEDKIVRFPDKEGHQIFLEPEGYHTLEIYLNGLSMSLPEDVQVEVVRSIPGLERAEIMRPAYAVEYDYVPPTQIHPTLETKPIAGLFFAGQINGTTGYEEAAGQGIMAGINAALTARGEDPIILDRSQAYIGVLIDDLVTKGTEEPYRMFTSLAEYRLLLRQDNADLRLCELGRKIGLLSDEAYNRFCKRKRQIDEEIERLRSTRLTPTDNVQTALKASHSSPLKRAVTLAELLRRPELSYDIVTQLSPAAKDLPEDVCESVEIELKYEGYLDRQEEQVQRFHNLEKKYIPENFDYAAIAALRNEAIEKFTRIRPRSLGQASRIPGISPADISLLMIMLKKRGIPV
- a CDS encoding transglutaminase-like domain-containing protein, which gives rise to MKLHPEQIHAIVSLLSDCSPDIADRVRQKLYDLGEKATREIHSACAEDSRAHREVSRVLRQFREPPLDMRFRNLTRDQHGDIALEEGVFTLARFGYPDLDESAYKTRLGYMAFELAPKIAPDDHPIRVIRTLNHYLFEEQGFHASTHHDPDDTYFNRVLDRKRGWPITLSAVYLVLAQRLELPISGVALPKHYIVKYIHNDQHIYIDPHNRGQILTANECADLIGEKISDDLFSKASNSFTLFRMMNNLRYTYLNLDDPNRAKKLEHLMHILQPDI
- the smpB gene encoding SsrA-binding protein SmpB; this translates as MSDSIKIIAQNRKARRDYHILSTYEAGLQLRGTEVKALREGRANLKDGYARIEDGEAYLHNTHISEYAQGNQFNHDTERKRKLLLHRHEINRLRGYTNERGHTLIPLKLYFKRGKAKVELGVARGKKQFDKRRDIARRDAQREVEQALKTRIRNGR
- a CDS encoding ATP-binding protein; protein product: MVLDAKSGEPTWCPCYSFRMKRLHVDRYIRKSGIPAPFRFKFLQDFKEQYDNGQPNREAILLKSYFSTLVDNIYGNKETIKGFYLWGAPGRGKTYFAYILLNELIFRFVKPGKFISLSKSFQELRHTFDESSDTHGQAMPMIEVLSNVPYLVIDDFGVQRNTEWEMEILYNLIDARYANRRLTFVTTNQKADELKELAQGRIYSRFLEMCHIIHVDGRDFRELGNPEEKWIGSQ